TTGGCATTGCACAGGGTCAGACATCGTCAGATAATCTCTTTACCCTCAGTGTGGTGGAGTGCCTTGGGTCCTGTGGTACAGGTCCCATGATGCAAGTGAATGATGACTATTATGAGCAATTATCCGAAGAAAAGGTTGGACGTGTCCTGGACGATTTAAAACGAGACGGAACCTGTTCGCTTAAAACAGGACCCTTCATGTATCCTCAGCCTCTTGCTAAATGACAGAAGTCTTTGCAGGGAAAAATCGTGGATAAGCCATTCATGAGTTATCAATAACTGCCCGTTCACGAAACAGTGTTTTTATGGCTACTTACGAAAAAATCTTATTGAAGAATATGGAGCAACCGGGATACACCGGTTCGTTGTCCGACTATGAAGGGACCGGTGGGTATCAAGCTCTCCGGACCGTGCTCAAGGATATGCAGCCCGATCAGGTGATTGAGGTGGTAAAAAAGTCAGGTCTTCGCGGTCGTGGGGGAGCCGGGTTCCCCACCGGCGTAAAATGGGGGTTTATTCCGAAGAATCATCCTGGTCCTAAATATCTGTGCTGTAACGCCGATGAAAGCGAACCGGGGACATTTAAAGACCGGCAACTTATGGAACGTGATCCGCATCAAATGCTGGAAGGGATGGCCATAACCTGTTTCGCTATTGGCGCACAAACGGCTTACATCTACATTCGGGGAGAGTTTCGTCTCGGCGCGAAAATTCTGGAGCAGGCTCTTCGGGAGGCCTATGCGGCCGGGTATCTGGGTGACAACATTCTCGGGAGCGGGTTGAGGATTAATATTTATGTTCACCTTGGTGCCGGAGCCTATATTTGTGGGGAAGAAACGGCACTTCTCGAATCGTTAGAGGGCAAACGGGGCATGCCTCGCTTTAAGCCGCCGTTTCCTGCAACGCATGGGTTGTATCAAAACCCCACTGTGGTGAATAACGTCGAGACGATGGCGAATATACCTCATATTATCAATCGGGGGGGAGAGTGGTTTGCCTCGATTGGCTCTCCGCCTAAAAGTTGCGGAACACGGGTGTTTTGTTTAAGCGGACATGTGAAGCGGCCTGGTAATTATGAGACGCCCATGGGCATCACCTTCCGTGAATTGATTTATGATTTGGGCGGGGGTATGCGATCGGATAAGCCCCTGAAGGCTTTTATCCCCGGGGGAGCATCGGCTCCATTTCTGACGCCTGATCATTTAGATGTGAAAATGGATTTTGAGTCAGTGGCGTTAGCGGGGTCTATGCTGGGATCCGGCGGTGTCACCGTAATGGAAGAAGGCACGAATATGGTTTGGGCCGCTCTGCGATTGATGGAATTTTTCTACCATGAATCGTGTGGAAAATGTACACCCTGCCGGGAAGGAACCTCCTGGCTGGTTCAGACTCTTCAGCGGATCTGGAACAAACGAGGGCGTCCTGAAGATATTGGAGTTCTTGATGAACTCTGCGGAAATATTCCTGGCCGGACGGTCTGCGCGTTTGGTGATGCGGCCGTATCTCCCATTGTAAGCACGCTGCACCATTGGCGTGGGGAATATGAGGCCCTTATTCGTGAGGCTCAAGAGACGATGCCTCGCAACAAGGAAATTCCAGTTTTCACGCATTGAGTGTAACCAAAATGGCAACAACTCCAACTCCAACTCCAACTCCAACCCCAGACATGATTACGCTGACGATTGATGGAAAACCGGCAACGGTTGCCAAGGGGACGCTGGTCATTGAGGCTGCGCGGCAGGTTGGGGTCATGGTGCCGCACTTTTGCTATCACCCGAAACTGACACCAGACGCTAATTGCCGGATGTGTTTAGTGGAAATTGAAAAAATGCCCCGGTTGCAAACCTCCTGTAGTACGCAAGTGGCGGAGGGCATGGTGGTGAAATCGGCTTCATCTTCGGTGGTGCAGGACGCCCGTAAATCGGTGTTGGATTTTATTTTGGCCAATCACCCGTTGGATTGTCCCGTCTGCGATCAAGGCGGGCGCTGCGATCTTCAGGACTTTTCCCATGAATACACTGCGACGACCAGCGGATTTAAGGAACTCAAACGGGTCTTTCCGAAGGAGTATTTCAGTCCGCTGATTGAAACGCAGATGAACCGGTGTGTCCAATGTTTGCGATGCGTGCGCTATTGTGATCAGGTCATGGATGTGAAAGCCCTGGCGCCTGTGGGACGCGGCACCATGACGGAAATTAAAGCCTTCGGGGCCCATGAACTGGATTGTGAGTTTTGTGGTGGATGTATCCAGATTTGCCCGGTCGGAGCCATTACCAGTCGAGTCTCTATGTATGAATTTCGTCCATGGATGCTAAAGCGGACTGAATCTGTTTGTGGCTATTGTGGAGATGGGTGCCAAATTACCTTTCAAACCAAGAATAATGACTTAATCGAAGTGAATTCCACTCACGGGGCCGGACGAAATAATGGTGACCTCTGTGCCCGAGGCTACTTTGGCTATCATGTCAGCGTTCATCCAGATCGCCTGACTTCACCCCTCATTCGTCAAGGGAATGATTTTCAGTCGGTGCAATGGGAAGAGGCCTTGGAGCTGGTTGGACAGCGATTATTGGAGATCAAAGCCAAGTACGGTCCCGATGCAATTGGCGGATTAATTACGGGACGATGTACCAATGAAGATATTTATGTTTTTCAGAAATTCATGCGCAGCGTGGTCGGGACCAACCGGATTGATAGCAGTGTTCGGTATGGCCATCTGAACGCTGTACATGCCATGCAACGAGTGCAAGGCACTCATCGTTGGACGGTGAGCTTTGACGATATTGTATCGGCAGATACGCTCTTACTTGTCGGAACCAATATTACCGAAACCAATCCGATTACAGGGTTAAAGGTGAAAGAAGCGGTAAAGCGGCGAGGGGCGAAGCTGATCACCATTGAAGCGTTGGAACCGGCTATTGGGACCATTAGCAATATTGTGAATCTGGCCCACCATCATCTGGCCGTCAAACCGACGGCCTATGCCGGAGCAATTTTGGGGTTGCTGAAAGCGGCGATCGATCAGCAAATGGTGGATCCTGAACTTCAGGCCAACGGCCAGTCATATTACGAAGACCTCACCGCCAATCTGCAGGCATTGTCCTGGGATGCCATACAGGCGCAAACCGGGCTGGCTTCGGATACGTTTACGCAAGCCGGCCAGGTGTTTGGTCAGGGGCAGAAGGTGGTTGTTCTTGTCGGGCAAGGAGTCCTCAGGTCTGCGGGTGGATTCGGAATGACCATGAATTTGTTGGACCTGTTATTGGTCACGGGAAAACTCACTAAACCCGGCTGTGGCCTTGCTCCCCTGGCAGAAGAAAATAATGATCAAGGAGCCTTCGAAATGGGGGGAACAGGGTCGGTATTGCCTGGTGGACAATCCCTCGGTGACCCGGATGTGCGGAAACGCTTGGCGCAAGCGTGGGGTCGGCCAATTCCCGATACACCAGGCTCATCACTCCCACAGATGATTGAAGATGCGCAACACGGTAGACTCAAAGCCTTGTTTGTGGTTGGTGAAAATCCCCTGGCCTCCTTGCCTCCGTCCTCGGGCATTCATTCGGCATTGGACAAGCTTGATTTTCTGGTGTGTCAGGAATTGTTTCTCACCGAAACGGCCCAGCAGGCTCATGTCGTTCTGCCGGCCTGTTCCTATGCTGAGAAGGACGGGACATTTACCAACTCGGAAGGCCATAATCAGTCCGTACGAAAAGCCATTGATCTGGTTGGGGAAAGCCGACCGGACTGGGAAGTGTTTTCCGCGCTGTCGGTCATGATGAATGACCCGATGGAATATGGAGACGTCAAGGACATTGGCAAAGAAATACACAATCTCCTCCCTGGTACGCGCACATTAGGGCCTGCTCCCTTGCCCGCTCAACCTGATTCCAAGGCCATCTCCCGATATCTCAAGACCGATTATCAGCGGGATATCGCTACGCGGTATCAATTGCCGACAGAGGATGCGATTGCTGGTGCGGAAGACATGATCTTGCAGGTTTCGCAATCCTTGTTTCATTCCGGGAAATTTTCGCGAAAGGCCAAAGGCCTCATGCAAGTTGAAGCGAACGGCAAACTCAATTTGCATCCGGAAGACGCCGCGCGACGTGGTATTGGTGAAGGGGACATCGTGAAGGTGAGCAATCGTTTGGGTGAGGTGATCACCCCGGTCGGGCTTCGTGAGCGGATCCCGCAGGGAGTCGTGATGTTTCCCGAGCATTTTGATGAGGAGGTCCGCCGTCTCCTGTCGTATCGTGTTGATGCGGAAACGCAGGTGCCCTATTGCAAGGTGACTCGCGTTCGTGTTGAAAAAGTGGTGGGAACATGAGGCGGTTCTCAGCATGTGGGTCGGTATATAGAGGAGAGGAGTGAATCCGGCATGGATACGGGAATTCGATTAGCCCTAACGTTAAGCCAGATTGGCGTGGTGATGGTGGCGGTGCTTTTGACTGTTGCAGCACTCACCCTCCTGGAGCGAAAGGTGTTGGGTTGGATGCAGGATCGGATGGGGCCGATGGAAGTCGGGCCTTATGGCATCTTGCAACCGGTCGCGGACGGCTTAAAGCTTTTTTTTAAAGAAGACATCATCCCTGCCGGAGCGAATAAGTTCATGTTTAGCATGGCCCCGGTGTTATCATTAGTTCCTGCCCTCATCGGATTCGCGGTGATTCCGTTTGGCCCGGATTGGACGGTTGATGTCGGCGGCGTCAACTTTAAACCGTTTGTGATTACCGACATCAACATCGGCGTTCTCTATATCCTGGCGTTTGCTTCAATCGGGGCGTACGGCATTATTTTGGGCGGGTGGTCATCAAACAGTAAGTATTCCCTTCTGGGAGGCCTGCGGTCTGCGGCCCAATTGATTAGTTACGAATTGAATGTGGGGCTTTCAATTGTCGGCGTACTGCTCCTATCAAGCTCCTTGAGTCTCGTGACGATTACCAATGCGCAGGCAGGAGGATTTTGGAACTGGTACTTTTTCGGGGGAGGGGGGTTCCCTCAAGCCGTGGCGTTCATCGTGTTTATTATTTCCGCGGTAGCGGAAACGAATCGAACTCCATTTGATTTGCCGGAAGCGGAAAGTGAGTTGGTCGCCGGATTCTTTACGGAATATAGCGGCATGCGATTCGCCTTCTTCTTTCTGGCCGAATACGGCAATATGATTTTGGTGTCTTGCGTGGCGACTGTCTTGTTTTTTGGTGGTTGGCATCCTCCCTATCCAGGCACTCTTATGGAGTACATCGGGATGGGCCATCTCCTCTGGATTGAGGGCATCATGTGGTTTGTCTTTAAAGTGGCGTTTTTTCTTTTTTTATTCTTTTGGTTGCGCGCGACGTTACCGCGATTACGATATGACCAGCTCATGCGGTTCGGGTGGAAGGTCCTCCTTCCCATCGCGTTGGCTAATATTGTGGTGACGTCGATTGTTGCATTTCTCTTTCCTGGGAGCTAAGAAGGTTGAAGGGTATGAAAATCAAGGAGTGGGTCAAAACGCTTCTATTTTATGAGATTGCGTTAGGGATGAAGGCCACCTTATCCCATCTCCTTCGTTATAAGCCAATCACCGTACAATACCCGCATGAAAAGAAACAGTTACCGTCCAACTATCGCGGCATGCTGGCGTTATTGCGCTACGATGATGGAACGGAAAAATGCGTGGGATGTGATTTATGTGAGGCGGCTTGTCCCTCCCGTGTCATCCGTGTGGTGAGTGCCGAGGTACCGGGAGAACCCACGAAGCGGTATTCCAAGGAATATTACATGGACATGACCCGATGCTTGTTTTGCGGGTTGTGCGTGAAGGCATGTCCGGTTGATGCGTTGGGCATGACTCAAGAATATGAATGGGCGGTCTATGATAAGCGCCAGCTACAATTAAACAAGGAGCAGCTTCTGGCTATTGGCGATCGCAACTTTCCTGTTCGGGAAAAGCGACTCGAATTTCAACATCCCAATGTGGCCTATTTTAACGTCGGGTTTAAAGAGATTCCTCATAAAGAATTGTAGCCGTTATGGCCTGGCGGTGCACTCGGTCCACATGCCGGCCAAAAAATATCGCCAAAAATTTTGAATGAACCGGTGATGGGAACGATAGTTTTTTTCTATTTTGCCAGTGTGATTGTGGTGACGGCGGCTCTCGTCGTGGCCCTGAGGAGTCCGGTGTTTAGTGCTCTGGCGCTCCTGGTCATGTTCTTTCACGTCGCCGGGCTTTTTGTCACGTTGCATGCGGAATTCCTGGCCGTGATTCAAATCCTGGTGTATGCGGGCGCCATTCTGGTGCTCTATCTTTTTGTGGTGATGTTGCTCAATTTGAAGGGTGAAGTACATTTTCACCACCAATTGACCGTAGGCCTCTTTCTGGGATGTATGGTCTTTGCAGAGGCGGTCCTGCTGGTGGTGAAAGGTGAATCCCCATTGGGTGCCAACCTCCCTGATCCGAGAGAACCGACCCATTTGACTCAGGGCAATACGGAATCGATCGGTGAGCTCCTGTATTCCACGTATCTATTTCCATTCGAAATCGCGTCTCTCATTCTCTTAGTGGCGATGGTGGGTGCGGTTATCCTCACCAAAAAGGGGATATTGGAGGCCAAGGGGTAATGGACGTTCCAGTGAGCTACTACCTTGTGCTGAGCGGAATCGTCTTCTCAATCGGGTTGGTAGGAGTACTCATCCGTCGCAATATCATCATTATTTTATTATCCATTGAGTTGATGTTGAATGCCACGAATATTAATTTTGTGGCCTTTTCTTCCTATTTGGGTAATCTTTCCGGACAGGTGTTCGTGTTTTTTGCGCTTACCGTGGCTGCTGCGGAGGTTGCGGTAGGGCTGGCGATTATCATCGCGCTCTATCGGCATTCGTCCAGTACCAACATTGACGACTTCCGGTTGCTGAAATGGTAAGGCGATGCTCTACGCCTTAATTCCTCTCCTCCCACTCCTGG
Above is a window of Candidatus Nitrospira neomarina DNA encoding:
- the nuoI gene encoding NADH-quinone oxidoreductase subunit NuoI — its product is MKIKEWVKTLLFYEIALGMKATLSHLLRYKPITVQYPHEKKQLPSNYRGMLALLRYDDGTEKCVGCDLCEAACPSRVIRVVSAEVPGEPTKRYSKEYYMDMTRCLFCGLCVKACPVDALGMTQEYEWAVYDKRQLQLNKEQLLAIGDRNFPVREKRLEFQHPNVAYFNVGFKEIPHKEL
- the nuoF gene encoding NADH-quinone oxidoreductase subunit NuoF, which encodes MATYEKILLKNMEQPGYTGSLSDYEGTGGYQALRTVLKDMQPDQVIEVVKKSGLRGRGGAGFPTGVKWGFIPKNHPGPKYLCCNADESEPGTFKDRQLMERDPHQMLEGMAITCFAIGAQTAYIYIRGEFRLGAKILEQALREAYAAGYLGDNILGSGLRINIYVHLGAGAYICGEETALLESLEGKRGMPRFKPPFPATHGLYQNPTVVNNVETMANIPHIINRGGEWFASIGSPPKSCGTRVFCLSGHVKRPGNYETPMGITFRELIYDLGGGMRSDKPLKAFIPGGASAPFLTPDHLDVKMDFESVALAGSMLGSGGVTVMEEGTNMVWAALRLMEFFYHESCGKCTPCREGTSWLVQTLQRIWNKRGRPEDIGVLDELCGNIPGRTVCAFGDAAVSPIVSTLHHWRGEYEALIREAQETMPRNKEIPVFTH
- a CDS encoding NADH-quinone oxidoreductase subunit J, which translates into the protein MGTIVFFYFASVIVVTAALVVALRSPVFSALALLVMFFHVAGLFVTLHAEFLAVIQILVYAGAILVLYLFVVMLLNLKGEVHFHHQLTVGLFLGCMVFAEAVLLVVKGESPLGANLPDPREPTHLTQGNTESIGELLYSTYLFPFEIASLILLVAMVGAVILTKKGILEAKG
- the nuoH gene encoding NADH-quinone oxidoreductase subunit NuoH; this encodes MDTGIRLALTLSQIGVVMVAVLLTVAALTLLERKVLGWMQDRMGPMEVGPYGILQPVADGLKLFFKEDIIPAGANKFMFSMAPVLSLVPALIGFAVIPFGPDWTVDVGGVNFKPFVITDINIGVLYILAFASIGAYGIILGGWSSNSKYSLLGGLRSAAQLISYELNVGLSIVGVLLLSSSLSLVTITNAQAGGFWNWYFFGGGGFPQAVAFIVFIISAVAETNRTPFDLPEAESELVAGFFTEYSGMRFAFFFLAEYGNMILVSCVATVLFFGGWHPPYPGTLMEYIGMGHLLWIEGIMWFVFKVAFFLFLFFWLRATLPRLRYDQLMRFGWKVLLPIALANIVVTSIVAFLFPGS
- the nuoK gene encoding NADH-quinone oxidoreductase subunit NuoK, whose translation is MDVPVSYYLVLSGIVFSIGLVGVLIRRNIIIILLSIELMLNATNINFVAFSSYLGNLSGQVFVFFALTVAAAEVAVGLAIIIALYRHSSSTNIDDFRLLKW
- the nuoG gene encoding NADH-quinone oxidoreductase subunit NuoG, translated to MATTPTPTPTPTPDMITLTIDGKPATVAKGTLVIEAARQVGVMVPHFCYHPKLTPDANCRMCLVEIEKMPRLQTSCSTQVAEGMVVKSASSSVVQDARKSVLDFILANHPLDCPVCDQGGRCDLQDFSHEYTATTSGFKELKRVFPKEYFSPLIETQMNRCVQCLRCVRYCDQVMDVKALAPVGRGTMTEIKAFGAHELDCEFCGGCIQICPVGAITSRVSMYEFRPWMLKRTESVCGYCGDGCQITFQTKNNDLIEVNSTHGAGRNNGDLCARGYFGYHVSVHPDRLTSPLIRQGNDFQSVQWEEALELVGQRLLEIKAKYGPDAIGGLITGRCTNEDIYVFQKFMRSVVGTNRIDSSVRYGHLNAVHAMQRVQGTHRWTVSFDDIVSADTLLLVGTNITETNPITGLKVKEAVKRRGAKLITIEALEPAIGTISNIVNLAHHHLAVKPTAYAGAILGLLKAAIDQQMVDPELQANGQSYYEDLTANLQALSWDAIQAQTGLASDTFTQAGQVFGQGQKVVVLVGQGVLRSAGGFGMTMNLLDLLLVTGKLTKPGCGLAPLAEENNDQGAFEMGGTGSVLPGGQSLGDPDVRKRLAQAWGRPIPDTPGSSLPQMIEDAQHGRLKALFVVGENPLASLPPSSGIHSALDKLDFLVCQELFLTETAQQAHVVLPACSYAEKDGTFTNSEGHNQSVRKAIDLVGESRPDWEVFSALSVMMNDPMEYGDVKDIGKEIHNLLPGTRTLGPAPLPAQPDSKAISRYLKTDYQRDIATRYQLPTEDAIAGAEDMILQVSQSLFHSGKFSRKAKGLMQVEANGKLNLHPEDAARRGIGEGDIVKVSNRLGEVITPVGLRERIPQGVVMFPEHFDEEVRRLLSYRVDAETQVPYCKVTRVRVEKVVGT